GGCGGATGCGGTGCTTCGCGGATGCTGCGTGAACGCTCTCGGGGTAGAGCCTGACGACCTTTTGAAACTCCAGGAGGGCGAACTCCGTGTCGCGGGCGTCGCGCTGAGGCGAAAGGATCCTCCTAAAGTGGCACATGCCAATCTGGTACTGGGCGTAGGCGGCCTTTTCGTGGCGCGGGTAGCGGCGCAGGAATTTGCGGTAATGGAAAATGGCTTCCATGAATCCAGTGAAGCCGCCCTGGATGTAGTGGCTGTCGCCTATGCGGAGCCGGGCGAGCGGCGTGTACACGGAATCCATGGGGCGGATCAAGAGAGCATCAAGGAAGTTGCGCGCCTGCATGGGGTGTTTTCGCTTCATCGCGTGAAGCGCTCGCTCGTAAAGCTCCTGGTTCGAGAATTTTTGATACTTGGCATAGGGCGACGCGGCGGCCTTGGCTTTCTTCCCCGCGCAGCCTTGGAACACCAGCACGGGCAGGATCACCAGAATGGTCGCCGGCAGCAGGAAGCGAAAAGGCAAGGGCTTTTGCAGGTCATCCGCCATGACGGCTGGAACCGATAACCAATTACTTTCGTTGGGCTTCGGCGCGCAGCCGCCGCACAGCCTCCGCCGGATCGGGTGCACCGAAGACGGAGGAGCCGGCCACGACGATGCTGACGCCGGCCTTAACCGCGTCGCGCACGTTCGCTTCCCCAAGGCCGCCGTCCATCTCAATGGGAATGGAACGCTTGCGCGCCCGGAGAAGTTTCCTCAGCGCCTTCGCCTTATCGAGGGTTGAGGGAATGAATTTTTGTCCGCCGAAGCCGGGATTGACCGACATCAAAAGAATGAAATCAGTGTCATCCAGCACGGGTTCGAGGAGGGAAACGGCCGTCGAGGGGTTCACGGCCGCACCCGCCTGGGTGCCCAGGGAACGGATGAGATGGAGCGTGCGGTGGAGATGGGGGCATGCCTCGCAATGCACGGAAACCATGGCGGCGCCGGCCTCGACGAAGACGGGGATGTAGCGGTCGGGCTCCTCGATCATCAGGTGCACGTCGAGGGGAAGCGAGGTGACACGGCGGAGCGCCTCGACCACGGGCGGCCCTATCGTAAGGTTCGGCGCGAAGTGGCCGTCCATGATGTCCACGTGGAGGAGCGCGGCACCCCCCTCCTCGACGCGGCGCACCTCTTCGGCGAGGTGCGCGAAGTCCGCCGAGAGAATGGAAGGCGCGATGCGAACCCGCTTCCCGGTTCCTGCACCTGGGTTTGTTCGAGCCAACGGGCCGGCCCGCGTCTTGCCTTTTTTCTGCTTCATTGCGCCACCCGTAGCGCAAGGGAATCGCCCCGGCGGAACCGCACGCCCCCCGCCGGGTACTGGGATATCACGAGGCCGCGCTTCCCCGGAAGGCGCCGGTATTCGACCTGCGCTGAAAGGTCGGCACGGGTCAACACCTCCTGGGCGGCTGGCAGGGGCAGGCCGACCAGGCGCGGCATCCGATAAAACTGCGGAGCCGGGCCGCGGCTTACCACAAGGCGCACCGGCGAATCGCGAAACAGGGCCGTTCCCGCGGGCGGCTCCTGCGCAATGACGACGTTTTCGGCGGCCTCGTTCGAGGAGAGCCGGTAGACCCGCCCCAGAGCCAAGTGGTTTTCCTTAAGCCGTTGCCGAGCTTCGGTAAGCAGCATTCCCGCAAGGGACGGCGCCTCGATCTTGGGGTTGCCCAAGCTTACGACCACAGACAGGGATTGGCCGCGCCTGACGGGAAAACCATCTTGGGGGTTCTGCTCAAGAATCTGGCCCTCTGGTGCGTCCGCGCTCGGCCGACGGTAAGACTCGACCACCCGGAGGCCAACGCCGAGCGCAAGCGCCTGCGCTTCCTCGAATGCGAGACCAACTACGTCGGGCACGGCCACCGTGTCGGCCGACCGGATGAACGCCTGCAAACTAAACCATGCGCTCGCGGCGTAGATGCCCATGATAGCCCCGGCCCAGAGAAGAAATTGAAGGCATTGGCTCCACCAGGGAAGCTGCTTCCCGGATCCGGAATCTTTCGACTCGGTGCTTTCCCCGACGGCATCGGGATCGGAAGGCGTATCGGTAGCGTTCGGCTCCTTACCCATGGCAGGGCGATTGTAGCACAGCCTCAGAGAGGGGCGCAAAGACCGGACGGGAAAAGTAACACAAATAATCTTGTGTAAGTTCCAGCCGCTCGTTTTTCCGCTTCACGCCCATCCGCTTGACGCTGTTTCCGACAATGAGGTCTGTCCCAATGTGTCAGGGTAAACTTCGCCGCGGAGCTCTTGCCGCTTACGCCGGCTTCCCGTACAAGCGACGGTAGCGTTCGTAGTGCGTGGTGACGCGCTTGACGTAGCGGCGGGTCTCGCCGAGCGGGATGTCGTCGACGAAAACCTCAACATCTTCGCTTCCGAGCTCGCGCCACCAGCGGGCGGCGCGGTTGGGGCCGCCGTTGTAGGCGGCCAGGGCCAGCTCCACGCGCCCGTCGAAGCGCTTGAGCATGCCCGCAAGGTACTCGGTCCCGAAATCAATGCTTTTGTCCGGCTCGTAAAGGAGTGCAAGGCGGTAAGGTTCCTTGAGTTTGCGGGCAATCTGCCGCCCGGTGCCCGGCATGAGCTGCATCAGCCCACGCGCCCCGGAGCGCGACACGGCCCTCGGGTCAAAGGAGCTCTCCTGCTGGATGACTGCGGCCACCAGGAGCGGATCGAGGCGGCGCGCCCGGGCATGGGAAACGATGGAGTCCCAGAAAAGAAGCGGATACATCGCGCGCATCGTGTCTTCGGAGATGCGCCCGTGGAGCGCGCGGAGCGTCATGCCCGGCTGCGCCGCGGCTTGGTTAAACGCGGAAAGCGCCACCCGGACATCGCCCACCTCGGCTTCCAGCCGAGTCTTGAGAAGCCATAAATCCGCGTCGCCGGGCTTTTCCTCTAGAAGAAGCCCCAGCCACAAGCGCGCCTCGTCGAGAAGGCCGAGCCACCGGAGCGTTTCCACACCGTCTGAAAGGCTAAGCAACATGGGATTCCGCCCGGCCTCAGTCTCGTGAATCGGAGGAAGGGGAAGCGGAGATTCCTCAAGCTTGCTTGCACGAGCAAGCCGCAGCCGGCTGCGGACGCCGTAGTAGTGGTCGGGAAAATCTTCGGCAATGCGGGCGAAGCGCTCCAGTGATTCCTCCCGGCGCCCCTGGGCGGCGAGCGCGTCGGCGAGCCAGAACTCCGCCCGCAGGCGCTCCTCCCAGCGGAGCACGGCGTTCTCTTCGAGCGAGAGATAATTTTCCAGAAAGAGACCTGCCTGCGCCGGGGCGTCGTTTCGAAGGGCGCGCCACGCGAGCGTCCAGAGGGCCTGCCCGCGGTCCTCGGTGCGCTCGGCGTGCGCCGCGACGCGCTCGAGAATACTTCCGGCTTCTTTTTCGCGCTCCCGCGCGAGGGCGAACGCCGCCTTGGCCCACCAGAGATCGCGCGGCTCGCTCCGGAGGGTTTTCTCCAACGCCGCGGCGTATTTCCCCATGGAGCGGAGCCTTCGATAGCACCGGGCCTCAACGTAGCAACTTCGCGGTGAGGAGGAGCGCCGCAGCGCCGGGAGCGCCTTCGTATACAAACCGCGGTGATAGAGACAGAGGCCTTCCACCTCCCAGTCGGAAGAAGTCCTCCGGTCAAGGCGCGCGAGGGCTTCGAGCGCCTCCGCGAAGCGGCGGTCTTCCGCGAGGGCGTGCGCCCGCGCCCGCCAGAAGGCTTCATTAAGTGTGTGCTCGAACGCTTCATCCTGGAGCAGGGGCTCGAAGCGGCGCGCGGTTTTCGTCGCGGCGAAGGAGGTCAAAATCTCGCGCGCCAGTGCGTGCGCCTCCTCGATGCAGCCTTGCTCCCGATAGGCCTCCGCCGCGCGCCCGAGCCAGAGCGCTCGCGCCGCTTCGCCAAGCGGCGCGTCCGCGATGCGGCGGTGCGCCTCGGGCACGCGGCCTAGGCGAAGCATGGCCTCCACCGCACGCTCGAACATCGGGCGCCGGAGCGCGGGAGTGTCTCGCGTCCCCTCCGCGAGCGCCGCCGCTTCTTCCGGGCGCCCCAGAAGAAGCAGAATCTCCGTCCGCAAAAGAAGCGCGAACGCCGCGAGCGGACTCCCCTCCACGGCGGGGTGCTCGAAATCCCCGAGCGCCTCTTCAAGGCGCTCCTCGCCCAGAAAATAGTAGCCCCTCAAAAAATACGCCGGGCCCTGCTCCTCCAAGGGAGCGTCCGCAAGAAATCGCTCGATGCGAAGAAGGCCCTCCCGCGGTCCCCCCACAAGTTCCCCGTAGGTGGGAAGGCCGGCCCCGCTTAAGCCCGGCAGGGGAGCCAGGAGCGCCGCGCCCAGCATGCCTACGCTCAGGGCCGCCGCCGCTACGTTTGCTACGATGGAATGTCGTCCGCTCACGCTGTTTCGCTCGCGCCCGCCGCCCCTGCCTCGTCCCGCTCCAAGGCGGGACTCCGTCCGCAGGTAAGGCGGTTCCTGTTCAGGATTTGTGGGGATAGTCGCCGAGCGCCGAGGCGATGCCGCCGGCCAGGTTCGCTACCAACTCTTCGTAGAAGTAGTCCCTCTGGGCCATGATGCTCGCCGGAATGCGCTCCTTGTACACCTTGAGGCTTCGATCGATGTCGTCCTTCAAGCGGTTGTAAATGTCGCGCTTCTTTCGCCCGGCTGTGACCTTCTCCTCGTTGTAGAGCTTGATCTCGGAAATGAGAAGCCGCGCGAAACGCCGCGCTTCCTCGTGCTCCTCGCCCTCGACCCCCGGAGCCGGAAACGCCTGGGTGACGGGAGCTGCCGCTGGCGGTTGTGGCTCGTCGGCCGCCGCCGGTTGTGGCTCGTCAGCCGCCGCCGGCTCTTCAAAGGAAATTTCCTCTTCCACCGCGGCCGTGTCCTGCCCGCCAAAGTCATCCTCCGCGGCGCGGGTGAGCTCCTCGTCAAAGCCTTTGGTGAAGGTAACGGGTGCCTTGGCGCGAGTCGGAGGTGGCGGAGGAGAGAGAGGCGGTGCGGCAGCCGGGGGGGCCGGCGGAGGCGGCGTAGGCATGGTGTCCACGTCTGCGCTCCCCAGTTCAAACTCCTTGCCGCCCGAAATGACGGTCGGCGCTGGCGCCTCAGGCTGTTCGTCCGCGAAAGAGCCCTCCTCGTCCACTCCTGCCCCACCTGGAGGGCCGGGGGCCTCGGCAGGGGGAGGGCCTTCCTCACCCAGGTCGAGCGCCAAATCATCTTCCGGAGCCTGCTGTTGCAGTGCTTCCGGCCCGGCCTCAAAGCGATATCCAACGACCAAAGGCGTTTTGGAACGGACGCTGATCAGGTCCACCGCCATGCCCGTAAGCTGGGTGAGGACGGCAAGCGCCTCGGGGTCGAGCTTGCCGCCCGGGGCGCCGTTATCGGCGTAAAGGATGGCGGCGACGCGGTTCTTCGCCACAATCGGAAAGCCGGCCACGACCGTGGGCGTGCCGCCCATCTTGCCGAGAAACTCCGCGTTGCCCGAAAATCTGTCGGGCGGGCCCACGTAGGCGCACGGCGTGTCGCGCACCACCTTGAAGAGCGTGTCCTTCGCGACGGGAACTTGAATTTTCTTGATATCGTTGTCGGTGAAGGCACCGGAAAAGCCGAAGGCCTTCCAGCCCATCATCCGGTCCTGCTTGAAAACAAAAAGGGCTACCCGCGCGGCGAATTGGGCCGACTGCTCCACGGCGGGGGTGAGGACGTTGACCTGGCTGCGGCCCTGCTCGATGGGAAGAAGCGCCCGGCGGAGGGCCGGAAGGAGCGACGCGCCTTCCCCGGGCGCGGGGGCCGGCTCGGAAGGAAGAAGGGGCTTGACCTCCGTTTCGTCCAAATCGACGCGCAGGCCGTCGAGGCGCTCCAAGGCTTGCGAGAGGTCGCCCTTGAGGCTGGCCACAAGCTGTGTGGCCGCCTCTCGGACTTTGCTGGAAATCAAAGCGTTCAGCTTGTCAATATCCGCCATCGTCCTGTATCCTCTTGTCCGCCTTGCATTTTCCCTTCATGATGCACGACCCCTCCATGGCTTGTCAAGCTTTCCGCTTGCTTCCTTGCCTGGTTTTTACTATGCTTAAACATGCTGGACGAGCGAATCTCTTCGGGCTTGACCTTCGACGACGTTCTGGTCGTGCCGGCCCACTCCGAGGTTCTGCCTTCCGAGGTCGGCACGCAAACGGCCTTCGCGCGAAAGATTTCCCTGAACCTTCCCCTCGTCTCGGCGGCGATGGACACCGTGACAGAGGCGCAGATGGCCATCGCCATCGCCCAGCAGGGCGGCCTCGGCGTCATCCACAAGAACATGTCCATCGAGGCGCAGCGCAACGAGGTGGACAAGGTCAAGCGCTCCGAGAGCGGCATGATAGTCGACCCGGTCACCGTGAAGCCCGCGGAGAAGATCCGCC
The DNA window shown above is from Acidobacteriota bacterium and carries:
- a CDS encoding ribulose-phosphate 3-epimerase, producing MKQKKGKTRAGPLARTNPGAGTGKRVRIAPSILSADFAHLAEEVRRVEEGGAALLHVDIMDGHFAPNLTIGPPVVEALRRVTSLPLDVHLMIEEPDRYIPVFVEAGAAMVSVHCEACPHLHRTLHLIRSLGTQAGAAVNPSTAVSLLEPVLDDTDFILLMSVNPGFGGQKFIPSTLDKAKALRKLLRARKRSIPIEMDGGLGEANVRDAVKAGVSIVVAGSSVFGAPDPAEAVRRLRAEAQRK
- the bamD gene encoding outer membrane protein assembly factor BamD; this translates as MADDLQKPLPFRFLLPATILVILPVLVFQGCAGKKAKAAASPYAKYQKFSNQELYERALHAMKRKHPMQARNFLDALLIRPMDSVYTPLARLRIGDSHYIQGGFTGFMEAIFHYRKFLRRYPRHEKAAYAQYQIGMCHFRRILSPQRDARDTEFALLEFQKVVRLYPESVHAASAKHRIRLCHRKLAEREFAIGKFYYRQVEYEAALDRFKGILQNYEEYFEETEFFYYLGETLWALGQREEGRKYLEMTIHRDPKSSHAKMARERLAGKPNRQSFWKRVLPPYL
- a CDS encoding lytic transglycosylase domain-containing protein, which gives rise to MSGRHSIVANVAAAALSVGMLGAALLAPLPGLSGAGLPTYGELVGGPREGLLRIERFLADAPLEEQGPAYFLRGYYFLGEERLEEALGDFEHPAVEGSPLAAFALLLRTEILLLLGRPEEAAALAEGTRDTPALRRPMFERAVEAMLRLGRVPEAHRRIADAPLGEAARALWLGRAAEAYREQGCIEEAHALAREILTSFAATKTARRFEPLLQDEAFEHTLNEAFWRARAHALAEDRRFAEALEALARLDRRTSSDWEVEGLCLYHRGLYTKALPALRRSSSPRSCYVEARCYRRLRSMGKYAAALEKTLRSEPRDLWWAKAAFALAREREKEAGSILERVAAHAERTEDRGQALWTLAWRALRNDAPAQAGLFLENYLSLEENAVLRWEERLRAEFWLADALAAQGRREESLERFARIAEDFPDHYYGVRSRLRLARASKLEESPLPLPPIHETEAGRNPMLLSLSDGVETLRWLGLLDEARLWLGLLLEEKPGDADLWLLKTRLEAEVGDVRVALSAFNQAAAQPGMTLRALHGRISEDTMRAMYPLLFWDSIVSHARARRLDPLLVAAVIQQESSFDPRAVSRSGARGLMQLMPGTGRQIARKLKEPYRLALLYEPDKSIDFGTEYLAGMLKRFDGRVELALAAYNGGPNRAARWWRELGSEDVEVFVDDIPLGETRRYVKRVTTHYERYRRLYGKPA
- a CDS encoding PASTA domain-containing protein codes for the protein MGKEPNATDTPSDPDAVGESTESKDSGSGKQLPWWSQCLQFLLWAGAIMGIYAASAWFSLQAFIRSADTVAVPDVVGLAFEEAQALALGVGLRVVESYRRPSADAPEGQILEQNPQDGFPVRRGQSLSVVVSLGNPKIEAPSLAGMLLTEARQRLKENHLALGRVYRLSSNEAAENVVIAQEPPAGTALFRDSPVRLVVSRGPAPQFYRMPRLVGLPLPAAQEVLTRADLSAQVEYRRLPGKRGLVISQYPAGGVRFRRGDSLALRVAQ